A stretch of Castanea sativa cultivar Marrone di Chiusa Pesio chromosome 2, ASM4071231v1 DNA encodes these proteins:
- the LOC142626439 gene encoding D-amino-acid oxidase: MTVSVVLVPSLSISPFLRQTRNARTFPVTLIRCSSSPSSTMEQHPNRVVVCGGGVIGVCTAYFLAKRGAAVTLVEKSAVACAASGKAGGFLALDWCDSGALSSLARASFNLHRSLAQELDGPQSYGYRPLTTLSLSITETESQATPSASGSKPSIVPNWVDGPVRSPRTIGTTDTTAQVHPQLFTRTLISKAVENYGAEVVIGKLESVEVEEGRVKSVALEGGRVIESDAVVLALGPWSCKLELLSSIFRVHGLKAHSIVLEPKNPDAITPHALFLTYHPSQGGKPLDPEVYPRPTGEVYLCGMSAEEEVPDDPEQIVGNPEAIEVLKRVAKTVSSQLGEGEAEVKVEQACFLPCTDDSVPVIGEVPGIRGCYVATGHSCWGILNGPATGAAMAELVLDGRATIVDLTVFSPARFAGRSRRGKV; the protein is encoded by the exons ATGACGGTTTCTGTTGTACTTGTACCTTCCTTATCAATCTCTCCATTTCTGCGACAAACCCGAAATGCTAGAACCTTCCCCGTTACATTGATCCGGTGCTCCTCATCACCATCATCGACCATGGAGCAGCATCCAAATCGGGTGGTGGTCTGCGGCGGCGGAGTCATCGGAGTCTGCACGGCTTATTTTTTAGCAAAGAGAGGCGCCGCCGTGACGCTCGTCGAGAAATCAGCCGTGGCATGCGCCGCTTCCGGAAAAGCCGGTGGGTTTCTCGCTCTCGACTGGTGCGACAGTGGGGCCCTCTCTTCTCTCGCCCGCGCCAGCTTCAATCTCCACCGTTCGCTAGCCCAAGAACTCGACGGCCCCCAATCCTACGGCTACAGACCCCTCACCACTCTCAGCCTCTCCATCACCGAAACTGAGTCCCAAGCCACTCCCTCCGCCTCCGGTTCCAAACCCTCCATTGTGCCTAATTGGGTTGATGGGCCGGTTCGGAGCCCCAGAACCATTGGGACCACTGATACCACGGCCCAAGTTCACCCCCAGTTATTCACTCGGACCCTGATTTCGAAAGCGGTTGAGAATTACGGTGCGGAGGTGGTGATTGGGAAATTGGAGAGCGTGGAGGTGGAGGAAGGCCGAGTCAAATCGGTTGCGCTCGAAGGGGGTCGAGTTATTGAGTCGGATGCGGTGGTTTTGGCGCTTGGACCTTGGTCTTGTAAATTGGAGCTATTGTCATCGATATTTAGAGTGCACGGTTTGAAAGCTCATAGCATTGTTTTGGAACCTAAAAACCCCGATGCTATAACCCCACATGCGCTTTTCCTAACTTACCATCCATCTCAAGGAGGAAAACCCTTGGACCCTGAGGTGTATCCTCGTCCCACAG GGGAGGTGTACTTGTGTGGGATGTCTGCGGAGGAAGAGGTACCTGATGATCCAGAGCAAATAGTTGGGAACCCGGAGGCGATAGAGGTGCTTAAGAGGGTGGCGAAGACTGTGTCGAGTCAATTAGGGGAAGGAGAGGCGGAAGTGAAGGTCGAGCAAGCGTGTTTCTTGCCTTGTACTGATGATAGTGTGCCTGTGATAGGGGAGGTTCCGGGGATTCGAGGTTGTTATGTGGCAACTGGGCATAGTTGTTGGGGTATTTTGAATGGTCCCGCCACTGGGGCTGCAATGGCTGAGCTTGTGTTGGATGGGCGTGCTACCATTGTGGATCTTACTGTGTTTAGTCCTGCTAGATTTGCCGGGCGTAGCAGGAGAGGAaaggtttga
- the LOC142625791 gene encoding putative LRR receptor-like serine/threonine-protein kinase At4g37250 — MMSHQSVNLHLWWRILALTLLVFESFGLNTDGILLLSFKYSVLSDPLSVLESWNYSDETPCSWKGVTCAAQGLANTYSPRVTDLALQNSQLLGSIPANLGMIEHLQSLNLSNNSLNGSLPSSLFNATQLQFLDLSNNLISGELPETIGQLQSLQFLNLSDNALAGNVPNNLTSLTNLTIVSLKNNYFYGVLPNGFESVQVLDLSSNLVNGSLPLDFGGSSLRYLNISYNRLSGKIPPEFAREIPGNATIDLSFNNLTGQIPGSIVFMKQESKSFSGNPDLCGERTNNPCPIPSSPSSAPENTSAPTSPPAIAAIPKTMNPTPDTMSPGSSTGSSQQNTQSGLRPATIIGIVLGDVAALGILALIFLYVYHLKKKKKAENALKNEANATGDNWSSSSSESRGFTRWSCLRKTTEGEEGSEATNSDSEQERQSGQKISQENQRQQEQEQSKGGTLVIVDGERELELETLLKASAYILGATGSSIMYKAVLEDGTALAVRRIGESSVERFKDFENQVRVIAKLVHPNLVRIRGFYWGVDEKLIIYDFVPNGSLANARYRKVGSSPCHLPWEFRLKIAKGVARGLAHLHEKKHVHGNLKPSNILLGNDMEPKIGDFGLERLVSGDTSYKAGISARNFGSKRSTASRDSFQDLTIGPSPSPSPSSMGVSPYHAPESLRSLKPNPKWDVYSFGVILLELLTGKVIVLDDLTQGTGVVVEDKSRALRMADVAIRADVEGKEESLLACFKLGYSCASPIPNKRPAMKEVLQVLEKVPSSTSSSQYYGP; from the exons ATGATGAGCCACCAAAGTGTTAATCTCCATTTATGGTGGAGAATTCTTGCACTTACTCTTCTTGTATTTGAATCTTTTGGGCTTAACACAGATGGTATTCTGTTGCTTTCTTTCAAGTACTCAGTTCTCAGTGACCCTTTGAGTGTGCTAGAGAGCTGGAACTACAGCGATGAAACTCCATGTTCATGGAAAGGAGTTACATGTGCAGCTCAAGGCTTAGCCAATACTTATTCCCCTCGGGTGACTGATTTAGCTCTCCAAAATTCCCAGCTTCTAGGTTCAATTCCTGCCAATCTGGGCATGATTGAACACCTCCAAAGTCTCAACCTTTCTAACAACTCTCTCAATGGgtctcttccttcttcacttTTCAACGCAACCCAGCTTCAGTTTCTTGACTTGTCAAACAATTTGATCTCTGGTGAGTTACCAGAGACCATAGGCCAGCTTCAAAGCCTCCAATTCCTTAACCTCTCAGACAATGCCTTGGCGGGAAATGTGCCCAACAATCTCACTTCTTTGACTAATCTAACCATTGTTTCTTTGAAAAACAACTACTTTTATGGTGTTCTTCCTAATGGGTTCGAATCTGTTCAGGTTTTAGATCTGTCCTCGAATCTCGTCAATGGATCTTTACCACTAGACTTCGGTGGTTCTAGTCTACGTTACTTAAACATCTCCTACAACAGACTTTCCGGGAAAATCCCACCCGAGTTTGCTCGGGAAATTCCAGGTAACGCCACTATTGATCTGTCATTCAACAATCTCACAGGACAAATCCCGGGCTCTATAGTTTTCATGAAGCAAGAGTCCAAATCATTTTCTGGGAATCCTGATCTGTGTGGGGAACGAACTAATAATCCTTGTCCGATTCCCTCTTCTCCTTCATCAGCACCTGAAAATACCTCTGCCCCTACCTCTCCTCCTGCTATTGCTGCAATCCCAAAGACAATGAACCCAACCCCAGATACCATGTCACCCGGGTCATCAACTGGTTCATCTCAGCAAAATACGCAAAGTGGGCTTAGACCAGCAACGATCATAGGAATTGTACTTGGAGATGTTGCAGCTCTTGGAATTCTTGCTTTGATTTTCTTATATGTGTACcacttgaagaaaaagaagaaagccgAGAATGCACTGAAGAATGAAGCTAACGCTACGGGGGATAATTGGTCATCTTCGTCCTCTGAGTCAAGAGGGTTCACAAGGTGGTCGTGTTTGCGAAAGACAACTGAAGGAGAAGAGGGCTCAGAGGCCACAAACTCTGACAGCGAACAAGAAAGGCAAAGTGGTCAAAAGATCAGTCAAGAAAATCAACGGCAGCAAGAGCAGGAGCAAAGCAAAGGAGGGACGCTGGTGATCGTTGATGGGGAGAGAGAACTTGAGCTTGAGACACTGTTAAAGGCTTCAGCTTATATATTGGGTGCCACAGGTTCGAGTATAATGTACAAAGCTGTGCTTGAAGATGGCACTGCACTTGCGGTTCGAAGAATTGGTGAGAGCAGTGTGGAACGGTTCAAGGACTTCGAGAACCAGGTCCGTGTCATAGCCAAGTTGGTGCACCCCAATTTGGTTCGAATTCGTGGGTTCTATTGGGGTGTTGATGAAAAGCTCATCATCTACGACTTCGTCCCCAATGGCAGCCTTGCCAATGCTCGTTACA GGAAAGTGGGCTCCTCACCTTGCCATCTACCATGGGAGTTCAGGCTCAAGATAGCAAAAGGTGTGGCCCGCGGGCTTGCACACCTCCACGAGAAGAAGCACGTGCACGGAAATTTGAAGCCTAGCAACATTCTCTTGGGCAATGATATGGAGCCCAAAATTGGAGATTTTGGACTCGAGAGGCTCGTGTCGGGCGATACGAGCTATAAGGCCGGAATATCGGCCCGAAACTTTGGAAGCAAGAGATCCACGGCCTCACGAGACAGCTTTCAAGATCTTACAATTGggccaagcccaagcccaagtccTAGCTCAATGGGTGTATCCCCTTATCATGCACCCGAATCGCTTAGGAGCTTAAAGCCCAACCCAAAATGGGATGTGTACTCGTTTGGGGTTATATTGCTTGAGCTACTGACTGGGAAGGTTATAGTTTTAGATGACTTGACCCAAGGAACTGGGGTTGTGGTTGAAGATAAGAGCAGGGCTTTGAGGATGGCTGATGTGGCAATCAGAGCTGACGTGGAGGGCAAAGAAGAGTCCCTCTTGGCTTGCTTCAAGTTAGGGTATAGTTGTGCCTCTCCAATCCCAAATAAAAGACCAGCAATGAAAGAAGTCCTACAAGTCCTTGAGAAAGTCCCATCctcaacttcatcatcacaataTTACGGTCCCTAA